Below is a window of Desulfomicrobium macestii DNA.
AAGTGCTTGCCAAAAGCCGTATTCTGATCCGCAACTGCGCCAATTATGAAGGACTCGACGCCCATTATTTTCGGGTGGCCGTGCGCGGCACCGAGGAAAACAAGCGCCTGGTCGAGGCTTTTTCAAAGATTTTCGAACCGACCAGGCCCCGCGGCCGGGCCGTGCGCAAAACCCCGGCCATTATGCTTCAGGGGCTTTCGTCCAACGCGGGAAAGTCGGTCCTCACGGCGGCCCTGTGCCGGATTTTCCTGCAGGACGGACTTGGAGTGGCTCCGTTCAAGGCCCAGAACATGTCGCTCAATTCTTTCGTTACCCGCAGCGGCGGGGAAATGGGCCGGGCTCAGGTCCTGCAGGCCCAGGCCTGCAGGCTGGAGCCGGACGTGCGCATGAATCCGGTCCTCCTGAAGCCCAACTCGGAGACGGGTTCGCAGGTCATCGTGCTCGGCAAGCCCGTGGGCAACATGAGCGTGGGCCAGTACATCCGCTTCAAGCCGCAAATTTTCGAGACCATCACCACGGCTTACGACGAGCTTGCCGCACGGTCCCGGGTCATGGTGCTGGAAGGGGCGGGCAGTCCGGCCGAGGTCAACCTGAAATCCCATGACGTGGTCAACATGCGCATGGCTCGCCATGCCGGGGCCAAGGTGCTGCTGGCCGGAGACATCGATCGGGGTGGCGTATTCGCCTCATTTGTAGGCACCATGGAGGTCATGGAGGAATGGGAGCGCGCGCTGGTGGTGGGTTTTGTCGTCAACCGTTTCCGGGGCAGACAGGATCTGCTCGGGGACGCCATCGACTATGTGCGCCGCTTTACCGGAGTTCCGACGCTGGGTGTGGTGCCGTTTCTGCGGAATCTGGGATTGCCCGAGGAGGATTCGGTCAGCTTCAAGGATGCCCGGCCGCTTGGCAGGCAAGCCGAGTTGTGCGTCGTGGCCGTGGACCTGCCGCATATTTCCAATTTCACGGACCTTGATGCGCTGGGCCTTGAACCGGATGTGGATCTGCGCATTGCCCGCGCACCCCGGGATCTGGCCGGAGCCGACGTGATCATTCTTCCGGGTTCGCGCAATGTGTTCGCGGATCTGGACTATCTGTGGAGTTCGGGCATGGCTCAGGCGATTCTGGCCAGCCAGGCCGAAATCGTCGGGGTCTGCGGTGGCTTGCAGATGCTCGGAACCGACGTCACGGACCCGGCCCTTGTCGAAAGCGCGGGAGCGTCCGCCCGTCCCTTGAGCTTTCTGCCTTTGGCAACGCAGATGGCGGTGGACAAGGTCTTGTGTCAGGCGTGCTGCGTGCATCTGCCTTCGGGGGAAACGATTCGCGGGTATGAGATTCATCATGGACGGACGCGCGTGCTGGATGGACAGGTCGAGCCGCTCATGACCCGCACGGACGGAACCGTGATCGGATGGGCCCGGGCCGACGGCATGGTCTGGGGCACCTATCTGCACGGAGTCTTTGATGCCGACGGGTTTCGGCGTTACTTCCTGGATCGTTTGCGGATGCGCAAGGGGCTCGATCCTCTGAAGTCGGTGCAGGTGGCCTATGACCTTGAAGCCGCGCTGGATCGCCTGGCCTCGGTGGTGCGGGAGAGTCTCGACATGGAGCGAATCTACCGCCTTCTGGATTGAGGGCGTCGGTCAGGTGCCTTTGATGACGCGCACGCTTGTCTCGTAGTAGGGCGTGCCGCGTCCCACTGTGCTTGAAATGTCCTGGGTCAGCCGGTTCAGTCCGTGCCCGGCTTTGAGCCAGCCCCCGCGTTCAGACACCAGGATGTCTCGCCGCTGTCCGGCCTTCACTTCAAGTTTTGCCCGGACAGCTCCAGTCCGGCTTTCCACCACCACTTCTTCTCCATTTTCAAGACACAGGCGGCGCGCTTCCTCCTCGGCCAGGATGACCACGGGCAACGGATCGTGTCCGGCCATGGTTCGCTCGGAGCAGATGAATCCGTGAGGGGCGATGGTCAGCAGCCTGTAGGGGTATGCGGGGTCGCGGCGGTCGAGATCCTCGGGCCTGAACTCGGTCATGAATTGAAACCTGCCCGAGGGCGTGGGGAAGCTTTTGTTCGCAAAGGGGACCATGGGAGCGTTCAGGCGGAAGGCCTTTTTTCGCAGGTCCGCCATGGAGCATCCCTGTTCCCGGATGGGCGCGCAGAGGTCGTGCAGCCAGTCCGTGACGCTGCGCTGGAAACGATCGGCAAAATCAAAGCGTCCGGCCAGGTCGTGAAACATCTGGAACTCGCTTTTGCACTCGCCCATGGGCGCGATGACCCGGTTGACGGGGCCGACATGGTTGTGGCCGTAGCTGGCCATGACGTCCTCTTCTTCCAGAAACGTCGTGGCCGGCAGAAAGACATGGGCCTGGTCGGCGGTGTCGTCCAGAAAGTGCCCGGAATAGACCACGAATTTGGCGTGCCGGAACGCGGCGATCGTCTTGGCCGTGTTCGGGGCCATACACACGGGGTTGGCGGCCGTGACATATATCATGCGGATTTCAGGATCGCGGGCGTTCATGATCTCTTCTGCGATGCGCGGTAGGAGCAGGGTGCGTCGGCGCGGGTTCAGATCGTCGCCCCAGAATTTCTGGTCGAAGGGGCCATATTCCTCGAAGCCCTGGCTGACTCCGCCGCCGGAGACGCCGATGTTGCCGCTGATGGCTGCGAGGGCGTCAATGGCCCGGATGGACAGGTGGGCCTCCCTGTGACGG
It encodes the following:
- a CDS encoding cobyric acid synthase gives rise to the protein MANLPSHGGNIRFMAASLACAPEEILDFSANINPLGPPAWLRPVVARALAGTAHYPEPRAEELRRIAASRMGVQPMNVVAGNGSSELLYALPRVCASLGIERAVLPVPCYGDYGRACAAAGITCQTLTLRPDNGFVLDWAGLEDLLQERALVILGQPGNPAGTLLEPERILDLADRHPKSFFLVDEAFADFVPRLSRLGATIRPNLFVLHSLTKFYAVPGLRLGLGYGGADVCAAISALLPDWSVNALAQAVGEEALRDDAYAERSMDAVQTLRTRLEADLVGLGLTVFPGSANYLLCRSVHPDAFALQEVLAKSRILIRNCANYEGLDAHYFRVAVRGTEENKRLVEAFSKIFEPTRPRGRAVRKTPAIMLQGLSSNAGKSVLTAALCRIFLQDGLGVAPFKAQNMSLNSFVTRSGGEMGRAQVLQAQACRLEPDVRMNPVLLKPNSETGSQVIVLGKPVGNMSVGQYIRFKPQIFETITTAYDELAARSRVMVLEGAGSPAEVNLKSHDVVNMRMARHAGAKVLLAGDIDRGGVFASFVGTMEVMEEWERALVVGFVVNRFRGRQDLLGDAIDYVRRFTGVPTLGVVPFLRNLGLPEEDSVSFKDARPLGRQAELCVVAVDLPHISNFTDLDALGLEPDVDLRIARAPRDLAGADVIILPGSRNVFADLDYLWSSGMAQAILASQAEIVGVCGGLQMLGTDVTDPALVESAGASARPLSFLPLATQMAVDKVLCQACCVHLPSGETIRGYEIHHGRTRVLDGQVEPLMTRTDGTVIGWARADGMVWGTYLHGVFDADGFRRYFLDRLRMRKGLDPLKSVQVAYDLEAALDRLASVVRESLDMERIYRLLD
- a CDS encoding molybdopterin-dependent oxidoreductase; its protein translation is MNETIVTTCTRDCPNTCGLLAEIRDSRLVTLKGDPGHPITRGLTCVKAARYIKRVYSPERITHPLIRDRRSLPWRKAGWDEVLDTVASRLKSIAAESGPEAILYYQGYGERTALKLLNRYFFNLLGGVTTPAGSLCGGTGQRAQDLDFGRRVSHDPLDHANSRSMILWGRNPVSTNISLVPVIRKIRRRGGRVVLIDPVPSRSAALADRHIAPKPGSDAFLAMAVAKLILAREAEDRDFLENHALGANDYLRILARHSVEELCVRCDTAVEDAHFLAETLMLQKPTATLLGWGIHRHREAHLSIRAIDALAAISGNIGVSGGGVSQGFEEYGPFDQKFWGDDLNPRRRTLLLPRIAEEIMNARDPEIRMIYVTAANPVCMAPNTAKTIAAFRHAKFVVYSGHFLDDTADQAHVFLPATTFLEEEDVMASYGHNHVGPVNRVIAPMGECKSEFQMFHDLAGRFDFADRFQRSVTDWLHDLCAPIREQGCSMADLRKKAFRLNAPMVPFANKSFPTPSGRFQFMTEFRPEDLDRRDPAYPYRLLTIAPHGFICSERTMAGHDPLPVVILAEEEARRLCLENGEEVVVESRTGAVRAKLEVKAGQRRDILVSERGGWLKAGHGLNRLTQDISSTVGRGTPYYETSVRVIKGT